The following coding sequences are from one Hymenobacter sp. DG25A window:
- a CDS encoding nucleoside deaminase, protein MDEFMQAAIDEARQGRKEGGIPIGSVLVRNSQIVARGHNKRVQENNAIKHGEMDCLNNAGRQHTYRDTVIYSTLMPCYMCAGTIVQFKIPKVVVGESRTFDGAREFMESHGVEVVDLDLPECVQMMEEFIEAEPALWNEDIMEE, encoded by the coding sequence ATGGACGAATTCATGCAGGCCGCCATTGACGAAGCCCGCCAGGGCCGCAAAGAAGGCGGTATTCCGATTGGCTCAGTGCTGGTGCGCAACAGCCAGATTGTGGCCCGCGGGCACAACAAGCGCGTGCAGGAAAACAACGCCATTAAGCACGGCGAAATGGACTGCCTGAACAATGCCGGCCGTCAGCACACCTACCGCGACACCGTGATTTACAGCACCCTGATGCCCTGCTATATGTGCGCCGGCACCATTGTGCAGTTCAAAATACCCAAAGTAGTGGTAGGCGAGTCGCGCACGTTTGACGGGGCCCGGGAATTTATGGAAAGCCACGGCGTGGAAGTAGTAGACCTGGATTTGCCGGAGTGCGTGCAGATGATGGAAGAGTTCATCGAAGCCGAGCCCGCCCTCTGGAACGAAGACATCATGGAAGAATAA
- a CDS encoding PD-(D/E)XK nuclease family protein produces MPSILASLNSSAISTGSATTSFLAQVAQDLTARYSAEELSDLVVVVPTRRAVVYLKNELAMSLSAGEALWSPRVAAMEDYMVELAGVQVEEPIALQLLLFDILKGIDPNLDFDRFVGWAGLLLADFSNLDQNLAPPHKVFEYLTQAKALERWDLTKTPEPDSITGQYFRFWDDLEKVYRRLQKQMLAQHLAYPGLAYRLAVEGMEKRLLRGEEPARHVFVGLGALSRAEERLVRLLLKHGRAEVRFDGDPFYLEADSPNRAGQYLRRYLTRWELSREAFGGNVEWLRGLPRTMRFVGVANASMQGKVAGQLLAESRQQNPNATVAVVLPDETLLLPVLHGLPPEHVPSYNVTMGLSFQSTPLFNLVDLLFEVHLTGIREGGEGPDYGVPRYHHLAVTKLLAHPFLRRYQQWLDHQPNEKYHGLLDRVCRQIVQRNAVLLPARELLELGHHHPIIEALFRTWNDCDDIIRACYTLIDLLKQVYEEQHSAIEAEYLYLFYTLVKQLDSAFDCREQRLSVRSFRRFLYEQMRTTRLPFSGEPIADVQVMGLLETRALDFDHIIILSCNENVLPAPKRHGSLFPYDVLKEFRMPTYADQESATAYHFWRLLQRARRVDLVHVLPGAEGTRTGERSRFLLQIENDLLPQSPNMTLEKLTALVEADTEGSGHPQPQALPQQTAGDLVLEKDGEMLQALRAVLDKGLSPSALNQYLACNLQFYFARIAKFQENEEVEEHLGADTFGTVVHEALEHLLTPFVQENRPLTAEDLPGLLKQAPAAVQQALRQEETDRHARADEGLNHVLGQVATQLVRRYLEGLAEQPGGLPLRIHALEERLHATVFVPRPDGEKLPMRLIGYADRLDELPDGRLRVIDYKTGMVQAAELRLQKRGEGPAEAVERLLHDSTSAADKVRQLWLYRFMLEQNGRPAADAAIISLRNLSAGPMSADMGFLTEEGTSFMARSEELLGQLANRMLDPQEPIRKTDDLEKCQYCPYRGICAR; encoded by the coding sequence ATGCCATCTATCTTAGCCAGCCTTAATTCATCTGCTATTTCCACCGGTTCTGCCACCACCTCCTTCCTCGCCCAGGTGGCGCAGGACCTTACGGCGCGCTACTCTGCCGAGGAGCTGTCTGATTTGGTGGTGGTGGTGCCCACGCGCCGGGCGGTGGTGTATCTGAAGAACGAGTTGGCCATGAGCCTGAGCGCGGGCGAGGCGCTGTGGAGCCCCCGCGTGGCGGCCATGGAAGACTACATGGTAGAGTTGGCCGGCGTGCAGGTGGAAGAGCCTATTGCCCTGCAGCTGCTACTCTTTGATATTCTCAAGGGCATTGATCCTAACCTGGACTTCGACCGGTTTGTGGGCTGGGCCGGGCTGTTGCTCGCTGACTTTTCCAACCTGGACCAGAACCTGGCGCCGCCCCATAAGGTGTTTGAATACCTCACCCAGGCCAAGGCCCTGGAGCGTTGGGACCTGACCAAAACCCCCGAGCCTGATTCCATTACCGGTCAGTATTTCCGGTTCTGGGACGACCTGGAAAAAGTGTACCGCCGCCTGCAAAAGCAGATGCTGGCCCAGCACCTCGCCTACCCCGGCCTGGCCTACCGGTTGGCGGTGGAAGGCATGGAAAAGCGCCTGTTGCGCGGCGAAGAACCGGCCCGCCACGTGTTTGTGGGCCTGGGAGCTTTATCGAGGGCGGAGGAGCGGCTGGTGCGCCTGCTACTGAAGCACGGCCGCGCCGAAGTGCGCTTCGATGGCGACCCGTTTTACCTGGAAGCCGACTCGCCCAACCGCGCCGGGCAGTACCTGCGGCGCTACCTCACCCGCTGGGAGCTTTCGCGGGAGGCGTTTGGCGGCAACGTGGAATGGCTGCGCGGCCTGCCCCGGACCATGCGTTTTGTGGGCGTGGCCAATGCCTCCATGCAGGGCAAAGTAGCCGGACAGCTCTTGGCTGAATCGCGGCAGCAAAACCCCAACGCCACGGTGGCCGTGGTGCTGCCCGATGAAACCCTGCTGCTGCCCGTGCTGCACGGTCTGCCGCCGGAGCACGTGCCCAGCTACAACGTCACCATGGGTTTGAGCTTCCAGAGCACGCCGCTTTTTAACCTGGTGGATCTGCTGTTTGAAGTGCACCTGACCGGCATTCGGGAAGGCGGCGAAGGACCGGACTACGGGGTACCGCGCTACCACCACCTGGCCGTTACCAAGCTGCTGGCTCACCCCTTCCTTCGGCGCTATCAGCAGTGGCTCGATCATCAGCCCAACGAAAAATACCATGGGCTGCTGGACCGGGTGTGCCGCCAGATTGTGCAGCGCAACGCCGTGCTGCTGCCAGCCCGCGAGCTGCTGGAGCTGGGCCATCATCACCCTATTATCGAAGCCCTTTTCCGCACCTGGAACGACTGCGACGATATTATCCGGGCCTGCTACACGCTTATTGATCTGCTGAAGCAGGTGTATGAGGAGCAGCACTCGGCTATTGAAGCGGAATACCTGTATCTGTTTTACACGCTGGTTAAGCAGCTGGATTCGGCGTTTGACTGCCGGGAGCAGCGGCTGTCGGTGCGCTCTTTCCGGCGGTTTCTTTATGAGCAGATGCGCACCACGCGCCTGCCCTTCAGCGGGGAGCCCATTGCCGATGTGCAGGTGATGGGCCTGCTGGAAACCCGGGCCCTGGATTTCGACCACATCATCATTCTCAGCTGCAACGAAAATGTGCTGCCGGCGCCCAAGCGGCATGGCTCCCTGTTTCCGTATGATGTGCTGAAAGAGTTCCGCATGCCCACGTACGCCGACCAAGAATCGGCTACGGCGTATCACTTCTGGCGCCTGCTGCAGCGCGCCCGCCGCGTAGACTTGGTGCACGTGCTGCCCGGCGCGGAAGGCACGCGCACCGGCGAGCGGAGCCGTTTTCTGCTGCAGATTGAGAATGATTTGCTGCCCCAGAGCCCTAACATGACGCTGGAAAAGCTTACGGCTCTGGTAGAGGCAGATACCGAAGGCAGCGGCCACCCGCAGCCCCAGGCCCTGCCCCAGCAAACCGCCGGCGACCTGGTGCTGGAAAAGGACGGCGAGATGCTGCAGGCCCTGCGCGCAGTGCTCGACAAAGGCCTCTCCCCTTCAGCCCTAAATCAGTACCTGGCCTGCAACCTGCAGTTCTATTTTGCGCGCATAGCTAAGTTTCAGGAAAACGAGGAAGTGGAAGAGCACTTGGGTGCCGATACTTTTGGTACGGTAGTGCACGAAGCCCTTGAGCACCTGCTCACGCCTTTTGTTCAGGAGAACCGCCCGCTGACGGCCGAGGACCTGCCCGGCCTGCTGAAACAGGCGCCGGCCGCCGTGCAGCAGGCCCTGCGCCAGGAAGAAACCGACCGCCACGCCCGCGCCGACGAAGGCCTGAACCACGTGCTGGGCCAGGTTGCCACGCAGCTGGTGCGCCGCTACCTGGAAGGCCTGGCCGAGCAGCCCGGCGGCCTGCCGCTGCGCATTCATGCCCTAGAAGAGCGCCTGCACGCCACCGTATTTGTGCCCCGCCCCGACGGCGAGAAGCTGCCCATGCGCCTTATCGGCTACGCCGACCGCCTGGATGAGCTGCCGGATGGTCGCCTGCGCGTTATCGACTATAAAACCGGGATGGTGCAGGCCGCCGAGCTGCGCCTGCAAAAGCGCGGCGAAGGCCCTGCCGAAGCAGTGGAGCGGCTGCTGCATGACTCTACCTCCGCGGCTGATAAAGTGCGGCAGCTGTGGCTGTATCGCTTCATGCTGGAGCAAAACGGCCGCCCCGCCGCCGATGCGGCTATTATCTCCCTGCGCAACCTGAGCGCGGGCCCCATGTCGGCGGATATGGGCTTTCTGACGGAAGAAGGCACGTCGTTTATGGCGCGCAGCGAGGAGCTATTGGGTCAATTGGCAAACCGCATGCTGGACCCACAGGAGCCCATCCGCAAAACCGATGATCTGGAAAAGTGTCAGTACTGTCCGTACCGGGGTATTTGCGCGCGGTAA
- a CDS encoding UvrD-helicase domain-containing protein — translation MPATFRIYSSSAGSGKTYQLTKEYLKLALGSDDPAYFKSILAITFTNDAAGEMKERIIGALRKFAYPEEGKPDMLLAEVTAELAAENRLPRLAQTVAEQEQEVRRRATATFRLVLYHYADFAVSTIDSFVQRIVTAFTRELGLPASFEVELDTDTVLQSAVAVLLDKVNRDPNSKLLSKTLSEYALSRADEGKSWNNLPTELAEFGQFLFNETVHEAVTQLQKLTLQDFRRLHETLRQRRQEIEAEFQAVGERAAAALQALGVTEADLYQGKSGIFGYATKWEERLLPDKDANSYVRATVDQDKWYSGKVKTEADRQRVDAVKPALLAAYEEFEQLRAQLLPHYILLSAMQPYLFHASLLNELNKVVEQISRERNVVLISEFNRRIASIVLTEPVPFLYERLGDRYLHLLIDEFQDTSVLQWNNLLPLVENAVSTGNLSLAVGDAKQAIYRWRGGEMEQILRLHQGQTEILVNRANDPELQELLRERYYTLDQVLEPAALNTNFRSAAEIISFNNAFFEHVSQRHAMLPLVQGIYDAHFGQEVAPLGQLPGHVELLFTQDNTPARRYDARAGHYTEEMLPGHLPDAKLDYDESTLYLTLQLVEQAMADGFRAQDVAVLCRTRRGSRLVAKFLKERGYQIISADSLSLEFAEVVNLLVAIFRVLNQPADTLARAEAMLLVDKVVRRLAPTPARARHIAGLANAPHAREFYDELRTLGYDVREQETGNLGLYELTERLIGTFRLLGRNAESEYLFRFLDLTLEFSLRQGNNLNNFLTYWDQRKSALSINAPAGRDAITITTVHKAKGLAYGVVIVPYADWSLEPYRGTLLWGRLEEDEKPVPEMPGVAVVGLTKALQRTPLAAQYVEEREKTFLEGLNMLYVAFTRPRQRLYIISKRPDTKKKTEDATASTDPARSVAELLHQYLVNLGEWEEERLAFTLSQGSMAPAGSSGRPKTGSYPLTNLTSVPWEERLRLRRHASTVFDFDEQEQLGEWNRKLHYGLRRLHRATEVERVAGQLAAEGIISTKEKAEMVQKLRQVVSHPQLTPYFGPQVSVETEREILIGGVRRRDYKPDRVVFETGAAAGRNGTRVTILDFKIPPPKPQHRHQLQQYAQLFRQLGYAEVQCVLYYFGTEEVVVF, via the coding sequence ATGCCTGCTACTTTCCGCATTTATTCTTCCTCTGCCGGCTCGGGCAAAACCTATCAGCTCACAAAAGAATATCTGAAGCTGGCCCTGGGCTCGGACGACCCGGCTTATTTTAAGAGCATTCTGGCCATCACCTTTACCAATGATGCCGCCGGCGAAATGAAGGAGCGCATCATTGGCGCCCTGCGGAAGTTTGCCTACCCCGAGGAAGGGAAACCGGATATGCTGCTGGCTGAAGTAACGGCCGAACTAGCCGCCGAAAACCGCCTGCCCCGGCTGGCCCAAACGGTAGCGGAACAGGAGCAGGAAGTGCGCCGCCGCGCCACCGCCACATTCCGGTTGGTGCTGTACCACTACGCCGATTTTGCCGTCAGCACCATCGACTCCTTTGTGCAGCGCATTGTTACGGCCTTCACGCGGGAGCTGGGTTTGCCGGCCTCGTTTGAGGTGGAGCTGGACACGGATACCGTGCTGCAAAGCGCCGTGGCCGTGCTGCTGGACAAAGTAAACCGCGACCCGAACAGTAAGCTGCTTTCCAAAACCCTCTCGGAGTATGCCTTAAGCCGCGCCGACGAAGGCAAGAGCTGGAACAACCTGCCCACCGAGCTGGCGGAATTTGGGCAGTTTCTATTTAATGAAACCGTGCACGAGGCCGTTACGCAACTGCAGAAGCTCACGCTGCAGGACTTCCGCCGCCTGCACGAAACCCTGCGCCAGCGCCGCCAGGAAATTGAAGCCGAATTTCAGGCTGTAGGCGAGCGGGCCGCAGCCGCCCTGCAGGCCTTAGGTGTAACGGAAGCCGACCTGTACCAGGGCAAAAGCGGAATTTTCGGCTACGCCACCAAGTGGGAAGAGCGCCTGCTGCCCGACAAGGACGCCAACTCCTATGTGCGCGCCACCGTGGACCAGGACAAATGGTACAGCGGCAAGGTAAAGACCGAAGCCGACCGCCAGCGCGTGGACGCCGTGAAACCTGCCTTGCTTGCGGCTTATGAGGAGTTTGAGCAGCTGCGGGCCCAGCTCCTCCCCCACTATATTCTGCTCTCGGCCATGCAGCCGTACCTGTTTCACGCCTCGCTGCTGAATGAGCTGAACAAAGTAGTGGAGCAAATCAGCAGGGAGCGAAACGTGGTGCTTATCAGTGAGTTTAATCGCCGCATTGCCAGCATTGTCCTCACCGAGCCCGTGCCGTTTCTGTATGAGCGCCTCGGCGACCGGTACTTACATTTGCTGATAGATGAGTTTCAGGACACCTCGGTGCTGCAGTGGAACAACCTGCTGCCACTGGTGGAAAATGCCGTATCCACCGGCAACCTCTCCCTGGCCGTAGGCGACGCCAAACAGGCTATTTACCGCTGGCGCGGCGGCGAAATGGAGCAGATTCTGCGCCTGCACCAGGGCCAGACGGAGATACTGGTAAACCGCGCCAACGACCCCGAACTGCAGGAGCTGCTGCGCGAGCGGTACTACACCCTGGACCAGGTGCTGGAGCCGGCCGCGCTCAACACCAACTTCCGCTCCGCTGCCGAAATCATCAGCTTCAACAATGCTTTCTTTGAGCACGTCAGTCAGCGCCACGCCATGCTGCCGCTGGTGCAGGGCATTTATGATGCGCATTTCGGGCAGGAAGTAGCACCGCTGGGGCAGTTGCCCGGCCACGTGGAGTTGCTCTTTACCCAGGACAATACCCCCGCCCGCCGCTACGATGCCCGGGCCGGGCACTACACAGAAGAAATGCTGCCCGGCCACCTGCCCGATGCCAAGCTGGACTACGACGAAAGCACCCTGTATCTCACGCTGCAGCTGGTAGAGCAGGCCATGGCCGATGGTTTCCGGGCGCAGGATGTGGCCGTGCTCTGCCGCACGCGCCGGGGCAGCCGTTTGGTGGCTAAATTCCTGAAGGAGCGCGGCTACCAGATTATTTCCGCCGACTCTTTGTCCCTGGAATTTGCGGAGGTGGTGAATTTGCTGGTGGCCATTTTCCGGGTGCTCAACCAGCCCGCCGATACGCTGGCCCGCGCCGAAGCCATGCTGCTGGTGGATAAAGTAGTGCGCCGCCTGGCCCCTACGCCGGCCCGGGCGCGCCACATTGCCGGACTGGCTAACGCCCCGCATGCCCGGGAATTTTACGACGAGCTTCGCACACTGGGCTATGATGTGCGGGAGCAGGAAACCGGCAACCTGGGATTGTATGAGCTGACGGAGCGCCTCATTGGCACCTTTAGGCTGCTGGGCCGCAACGCGGAAAGCGAGTACCTGTTCCGCTTCCTGGATCTGACCCTGGAATTCAGCCTGCGTCAGGGCAACAACCTCAACAACTTCCTGACTTACTGGGACCAGCGCAAAAGTGCGCTCAGCATCAACGCCCCGGCCGGCCGCGACGCCATTACCATTACCACGGTACACAAAGCCAAAGGCCTGGCCTACGGGGTAGTAATTGTGCCCTACGCCGACTGGAGCCTGGAGCCCTACCGGGGCACGCTGCTGTGGGGCCGCCTGGAAGAGGATGAAAAGCCGGTACCGGAAATGCCGGGCGTGGCCGTGGTAGGCCTCACCAAAGCCCTGCAGCGCACCCCGCTGGCCGCCCAATACGTGGAGGAGCGCGAAAAAACCTTCCTGGAGGGCCTGAACATGCTCTACGTGGCCTTCACCCGCCCGCGCCAGCGCCTCTACATCATCAGCAAACGCCCCGACACAAAGAAGAAAACGGAAGACGCCACGGCTAGCACCGACCCGGCCCGCTCCGTGGCGGAATTGCTGCATCAGTACTTGGTAAACCTGGGCGAATGGGAGGAGGAGCGCCTGGCCTTTACCCTCAGCCAGGGCAGTATGGCGCCGGCAGGCAGCAGCGGCAGGCCCAAGACCGGCAGCTACCCGCTCACTAACCTTACCTCCGTACCCTGGGAGGAGCGTTTGCGCCTGCGTCGGCACGCATCCACGGTGTTTGATTTTGATGAGCAGGAGCAGCTAGGCGAGTGGAACCGCAAGCTGCACTACGGCTTGCGCCGCCTGCACCGGGCCACGGAGGTGGAGCGCGTAGCCGGGCAACTGGCCGCCGAAGGCATCATCAGCACCAAGGAAAAAGCCGAAATGGTGCAGAAGCTGCGTCAGGTAGTAAGCCACCCGCAGTTGACACCCTATTTCGGGCCGCAGGTAAGCGTGGAGACGGAGCGGGAAATCCTCATCGGCGGCGTGCGGCGCCGCGACTACAAGCCCGACCGGGTAGTATTTGAAACCGGCGCCGCAGCCGGGCGCAACGGCACCCGCGTTACCATTCTCGACTTCAAGATTCCGCCGCCCAAGCCTCAGCACCGGCACCAATTGCAGCAGTATGCGCAGCTCTTCCGGCAGCTGGGCTATGCTGAGGTGCAATGCGTGCTGTATTATTTTGGAACCGAGGAAGTGGTAGTGTTTTAA
- a CDS encoding acyl-CoA thioesterase: MPMPPADTFFFSHIIQVQPSDIDELHHANNVQYVRWVQDVAGAHWLAAFPVGEREKYIWVVQEHRIKYLRPALEGEALRCSTWLGDIRGALSQRFTSIERASDNVLLCEAETWWVLLDPATGRPRRIDSQVIQRLKEPLP; the protein is encoded by the coding sequence ATGCCGATGCCTCCTGCCGATACCTTTTTCTTCTCCCATATCATCCAGGTGCAGCCCTCAGATATCGATGAGCTGCACCACGCCAACAACGTGCAGTACGTGCGCTGGGTGCAGGACGTGGCCGGCGCCCACTGGCTGGCGGCATTCCCTGTGGGAGAGAGGGAGAAGTATATCTGGGTAGTGCAGGAGCACCGCATCAAGTATCTGCGCCCGGCTTTAGAGGGCGAAGCGCTACGCTGCTCTACCTGGCTGGGCGACATCCGCGGGGCGTTGTCGCAACGGTTTACCAGCATAGAGCGCGCCTCCGATAATGTACTGCTGTGCGAGGCGGAAACCTGGTGGGTGTTGCTGGACCCTGCCACTGGCCGCCCCCGCCGCATAGATTCACAAGTGATACAACGTCTTAAGGAGCCTTTACCATAG
- a CDS encoding cold-shock protein, which produces MQTGTVKFFNDAKGFGFIKNDETGEDIFVHVTNLLVDEIRENDKVQYEVAQGKKGLNAVKVQLA; this is translated from the coding sequence ATGCAGACGGGAACTGTAAAATTCTTCAACGACGCCAAAGGCTTCGGATTTATCAAAAACGACGAAACTGGCGAAGACATCTTCGTACACGTAACGAACCTGCTCGTAGACGAGATTCGTGAAAACGACAAAGTTCAGTACGAAGTAGCTCAGGGCAAAAAAGGCCTGAACGCTGTGAAAGTACAGCTGGCTTAG
- a CDS encoding DEAD/DEAH box helicase, with the protein MEKESEKMKFSELTLSEEMQRAIAEVGYEEASPIQAAGIPVLLQGRDVIGQAQTGTGKTAAFSIPAIERVDTDSREVQCLVLCPTRELAVQVSGEIQKLGKYKKGLAVVPIYGGSSYDRQFRALERGVQIVIGTPGRVMDHIERGTLKLDSCKMIILDEADEMLDMGFRDDIETVLKKMPEERQTVFFSATMSKPIMEMTKRYQKDPQIVKVNHQEMTVTNIEQSYFEVRGPQKKDVLTRLIDMYNIKSGIVFANTKRMVDEIVGDLQAKGYFAEGLHGDMGQQQRQNTLDKFRKGTLEILVATDVAARGIDVENVEVVVNYDLPADEEYYVHRIGRTGRAGKLGKAFTFVSGRDIYKLRDIMRFTKATIKQERVPSFEDVSEVKTTLMLNSIKEIIVKGNLDKYIARVQRLIDQDQEEAVTSLDVAAALLKMTMKEDKRAQESLDASRTQGAARAGFTRLFVTMGKKDRLHPRDIVDLIAENTSLMASKVGDIALYDKFSFVEVPNEFVQEIIDQLGRSSIQGRPVAFNIATPRQEGDAQQEGNTRGFGGANENRPARRGPGGFGGGERREGGSSYGGGNRGGSSYGGGYKGGERREGGSSFGGNRGGSSYGGGGYKGGDRREGGSGYGGGGYKGGSGSSSGGYKGKRDGQGFGE; encoded by the coding sequence ATGGAAAAAGAATCGGAAAAAATGAAGTTCAGTGAGCTGACGCTCTCTGAAGAAATGCAGCGCGCTATTGCGGAAGTAGGCTACGAGGAAGCATCCCCCATTCAGGCAGCCGGTATCCCGGTATTGCTCCAGGGCCGCGACGTAATTGGCCAAGCCCAGACGGGTACCGGCAAAACTGCCGCCTTCTCAATCCCCGCCATTGAGCGCGTTGATACGGACTCCCGCGAAGTGCAGTGCCTGGTGCTCTGCCCCACCCGCGAGCTGGCCGTGCAGGTTTCCGGCGAAATCCAGAAGCTGGGCAAATACAAGAAAGGCCTGGCCGTAGTGCCTATCTACGGCGGCTCCAGCTACGACCGGCAGTTCCGCGCCCTGGAGCGCGGTGTGCAGATTGTAATTGGTACCCCCGGCCGCGTAATGGACCACATTGAGCGTGGTACCCTGAAGCTCGACTCCTGCAAAATGATCATCCTCGATGAGGCGGACGAAATGCTGGACATGGGCTTCCGCGACGACATCGAGACGGTGTTGAAGAAGATGCCTGAGGAGCGCCAGACGGTATTCTTCTCCGCCACGATGAGCAAGCCCATCATGGAGATGACCAAGCGCTACCAGAAGGATCCGCAGATCGTGAAGGTAAACCATCAGGAAATGACGGTTACCAACATCGAGCAGAGCTACTTCGAGGTGCGTGGTCCCCAGAAGAAGGACGTTCTGACGCGTCTCATCGACATGTACAACATCAAGTCGGGCATCGTCTTCGCTAACACGAAGCGCATGGTAGACGAGATTGTGGGCGACCTGCAGGCTAAAGGCTATTTCGCCGAAGGTCTGCACGGCGACATGGGCCAGCAGCAGCGCCAGAACACGCTGGATAAATTCCGCAAAGGCACGCTGGAAATCCTCGTAGCCACCGACGTAGCCGCCCGCGGCATCGACGTGGAAAACGTGGAAGTAGTAGTAAACTACGACCTGCCCGCCGACGAAGAATACTACGTACACCGCATCGGCCGTACCGGCCGCGCTGGTAAGCTGGGCAAAGCCTTCACCTTCGTGAGCGGCCGCGACATCTATAAGCTGCGTGATATCATGCGCTTCACCAAAGCCACCATCAAGCAGGAGCGCGTGCCTTCCTTCGAAGATGTGTCGGAGGTGAAAACCACGCTCATGCTCAACTCCATTAAGGAGATTATTGTAAAGGGCAACCTGGACAAGTACATTGCCCGCGTACAACGCCTGATTGATCAGGACCAGGAAGAAGCAGTTACGTCCCTGGACGTAGCCGCGGCCCTGCTCAAAATGACCATGAAGGAAGACAAGCGTGCGCAGGAAAGTCTGGATGCCAGCCGCACCCAGGGTGCTGCCCGCGCCGGCTTCACGCGCCTCTTCGTTACCATGGGTAAGAAGGACCGCCTGCACCCCCGCGACATTGTAGACCTCATTGCTGAAAACACCAGCCTTATGGCCAGCAAAGTAGGCGACATTGCTCTGTACGACAAGTTCAGCTTCGTAGAAGTGCCGAATGAGTTTGTGCAGGAAATCATTGATCAGCTCGGCCGCAGCTCCATTCAGGGCCGTCCGGTAGCCTTCAACATTGCTACGCCGCGCCAGGAAGGTGATGCGCAGCAGGAAGGCAACACCCGCGGCTTCGGCGGTGCTAATGAGAACCGTCCGGCCCGTCGTGGCCCCGGTGGATTTGGTGGTGGCGAGCGTCGCGAAGGCGGCAGCAGCTATGGCGGTGGTAACCGCGGTGGCAGCAGCTACGGTGGCGGCTACAAAGGTGGCGAGCGTCGTGAAGGCGGCAGCAGCTTCGGTGGCAACCGGGGTGGCAGCAGCTACGGCGGCGGTGGCTACAAAGGCGGTGACCGTCGCGAAGGCGGCAGCGGCTACGGCGGCGGTGGCTACAAAGGCGGCAGCGGTAGCAGCTCAGGCGGCTACAAAGGCAAGCGCGACGGCCAGGGCTTCGGCGAATAG
- a CDS encoding PA2169 family four-helix-bundle protein produces the protein MEAKATQALVNELIETLKDGQKGYAEAMTDVEDAQLKETFKKYAAQRASYITELEDQMFKLDLKPDEESSVTGTIHRAWINLKGALTSKDNKSILSECERGEDYAKTAYQTALKAQELPGTLKTVIEKQYQGVQEAHNNIKAMRDSAK, from the coding sequence ATGGAAGCCAAAGCAACCCAGGCCCTCGTAAACGAACTGATTGAAACGCTGAAAGATGGCCAGAAAGGCTATGCTGAAGCTATGACCGACGTGGAAGATGCTCAGCTGAAAGAGACTTTTAAGAAGTATGCCGCGCAGCGGGCCAGCTACATCACGGAGCTGGAAGACCAGATGTTTAAGCTGGACCTCAAACCAGACGAAGAAAGCTCCGTTACCGGCACCATTCACCGTGCCTGGATTAACCTGAAAGGCGCCCTCACCAGCAAAGACAACAAGAGCATTCTGAGTGAGTGCGAGCGGGGTGAAGACTATGCCAAAACCGCCTACCAGACGGCTCTGAAAGCACAGGAACTGCCCGGCACGCTGAAAACCGTTATCGAAAAGCAGTACCAAGGCGTGCAGGAAGCGCACAACAACATCAAAGCCATGCGCGATTCGGCCAAGTAA